A portion of the Burkholderia sp. GAS332 genome contains these proteins:
- a CDS encoding succinyl-CoA:acetate CoA-transferase yields the protein MYQDRIRCSALRGKITSAAEAALLIQDGMRVGASGFTRAGDAKAVPVALAERVRQEGKPLQITLMTGASLGHDVDRMLTEAHVLARRLPFQVDKTLRDAINRGEVMFVDQHLSETVEMLRANQLGKLDIAIIEAAAITETGGIVPTTSVGNSASFAILADKVIVEINLAQPLALEGLHDIWIPGRRPHREPLPIVRPQDRVGTQAIEIPLDKIAAIVITDKADSPSTVLPADAETELIAGHLITFFQHEVARGRMPRHLPPLQAGIGTIANAVLAGFANSPFDAFEIYSEVLQDSTFDLMDAGKVTFASGASITLSAARQAQVFGELERYRDRLVLRPQEVSNHPEVIRRLGLIALNTALEFDIYGNVNSTHVGGTHMMNGIGGSGDFARNASCAIFATKSMAKGGRISSVVPMVPHCDHNEHDVDVVVTEQGLADLRGLAPRERATLIIENCAHPLYRDLLRDYYRDALRWGGQTPHQLDQAFAWHTRLRDTGSMLPAVEAPL from the coding sequence ATGTACCAAGACCGGATTCGTTGCTCCGCGCTGCGCGGAAAAATCACTTCAGCCGCCGAGGCGGCGCTACTGATTCAGGACGGCATGCGCGTCGGCGCCAGTGGCTTTACGCGCGCGGGCGACGCCAAAGCTGTGCCTGTCGCACTCGCCGAGCGGGTCCGCCAGGAAGGCAAGCCGCTGCAAATTACGTTGATGACCGGCGCATCGCTCGGTCATGACGTGGATCGCATGCTCACCGAGGCGCATGTGTTGGCCCGCCGCTTGCCGTTCCAGGTCGACAAGACCCTGCGCGATGCGATTAATCGCGGCGAAGTGATGTTCGTCGATCAGCACCTCTCCGAAACCGTCGAGATGCTGCGCGCCAATCAGCTCGGCAAACTCGACATCGCCATTATCGAAGCTGCCGCAATCACCGAAACCGGCGGCATTGTGCCGACCACATCAGTCGGCAACTCGGCCAGCTTCGCGATCCTCGCCGACAAGGTCATCGTCGAAATCAATCTTGCCCAGCCGCTCGCGCTCGAGGGACTGCACGACATCTGGATACCGGGCCGCAGGCCGCATCGCGAACCGCTGCCGATCGTGCGTCCGCAAGACCGTGTCGGCACGCAGGCCATCGAGATCCCGCTCGACAAAATCGCGGCGATCGTGATCACCGATAAGGCGGACAGCCCGTCCACGGTGCTGCCCGCGGACGCGGAAACCGAGTTGATCGCCGGTCATTTGATAACGTTTTTTCAACACGAAGTGGCGCGTGGGCGCATGCCCCGCCACTTGCCGCCGTTGCAGGCGGGCATCGGCACGATTGCCAATGCGGTGCTGGCGGGCTTCGCCAATTCACCTTTCGATGCCTTCGAAATTTACTCAGAAGTGCTGCAGGATTCGACCTTCGATCTGATGGACGCCGGCAAGGTGACGTTCGCCTCGGGTGCGTCGATTACGCTGTCGGCCGCGCGTCAGGCGCAGGTGTTCGGCGAACTCGAGCGCTATCGCGATCGCCTGGTGTTGCGTCCGCAGGAGGTGAGCAACCATCCTGAAGTGATTCGCCGGCTGGGTCTGATTGCGTTGAATACCGCGTTGGAGTTCGACATTTACGGCAATGTGAATTCCACGCACGTGGGCGGCACGCACATGATGAACGGCATTGGCGGCTCGGGCGATTTCGCGCGCAACGCGTCATGCGCGATCTTTGCGACGAAGTCGATGGCGAAGGGTGGCCGCATCTCGAGTGTCGTGCCGATGGTCCCGCACTGCGATCACAACGAACACGATGTGGACGTGGTCGTGACGGAGCAGGGCTTGGCCGATCTGCGTGGACTGGCGCCGCGTGAACGCGCTACGCTGATCATCGAGAACTGCGCGCATCCGCTGTATCGCGATCTGCTTCGCGACTACTATCGGGACGCCTTGCGATGGGGTGGGCAAACGCCGCATCAGTTGGACCAGGCTTTCGCTTGGCATACGCGGCTGCGTGACACCGGCTCGATGTTGCCGGCAGTGGAAGCACCACTCTAA
- a CDS encoding Uncharacterized membrane protein YeaQ/YmgE, transglycosylase-associated protein family: protein MEHGIIAWLIIGAVAGWLAGVLVKGGGFGLIVDIIVGIVGAFIGGWLAGVLHISLGGGWIGSIITAVIGAVILLFLIRLVRRGT, encoded by the coding sequence ATGGAACACGGCATCATTGCATGGCTCATCATCGGCGCAGTCGCCGGCTGGCTGGCCGGCGTGCTCGTCAAGGGCGGCGGCTTTGGCCTGATCGTCGACATCATCGTCGGGATTGTCGGCGCGTTCATCGGCGGCTGGCTTGCCGGTGTGCTGCACATTTCGCTTGGCGGCGGCTGGATCGGTTCGATCATTACCGCTGTGATCGGCGCCGTCATTCTGCTGTTTCTTATCCGGCTCGTCCGGCGCGGCACCTGA